One stretch of Plasmodium yoelii strain 17X genome assembly, chromosome: 5 DNA includes these proteins:
- a CDS encoding PIR protein codes for MDYDLCENFDIVIQNYPDKINSEECDIHNIDGIEEYCPHGNSGNNKCITELDKINAACLWLFEQNISHRIDDLSSEHVKAFIIYIMIWLNYMLNLKKDEKNNLNDLYTNHIENIENYTKCKNYDNDCSNTLKEKTGYNNFKEIIAKNMDFEDISKFYEAFKLLCKIHTESNENNLECTKYLEYANKIVDKFKELNGNSSVTGNTSYSQVWSTLSTDYDNLKNKYNGINCMNIPSFPSIKRTQQHVQSSGVTSSSLSIYSLFGLRKNSKTIFKRKAKTVKKMDH; via the exons ATGGATTATGACCTG tgtgaaaattttgatatagtaattcaaaattatcccgataaaataaattctgAAGAATGTGATATTCATAATATAGATGGTATTGAGGAATACTGCCCTCATGGGAATTCAGGAAACAACAAATGCATTACTGAGctcgataaaataaatgctgCATGCTTATGGTTGTTCGAGCAAAATATTTCTCATAGGATTGATGATTTAAGTAGTGAACATGTTAAAgcgtttattatatacattatgatatggttaaattatatgttaaacctaaagaaagatgaaaaaaacaacCTAAATGATTTGTATACTAatcatatagaaaatattgaGAATTATActaaatgtaaaaattatgataatgaTTGTAGTAATacattaaaagaaaaaacgggatataataattttaaggaAATCATAgctaaaaatatggattttgaagatatatctaaattttatgaagcatttaaattattatgtaaaataCATACTGAATCTAATGAAAACAATCTAGAATGCACGAAATATTTGGAATATGCAAATAAGATAGTTGACAAATTTAAAGAACTTAATGGAAATTCTAGTGTTACTGGAAACACTTCATATAGTCAAGTATGGTCTACtttatcaactgattatgataatttaaaaaataaatataatggtATTAATTGTATGAATATTCCATCGTTTCCATCGATAAAAAGAACACAACAGCACGTACAAAGTTCTGGTGTTACATCATCAAGCTTGTCGATa tattcgttatttggattacGGAAGAActcaaaaacaatatttaagagaaaagctaaaacagtaaagaaaatggatcattaa
- a CDS encoding PIR protein produces MNKEVCEKFKNIWDAFPDTLDNSKNYQFNDFVLLNNKCNKDNFSNNYCNNIDFSNSFCDINKFQSDFNRISAGFLYLLDEFIKDCGVAPSPAKYNINIVDYILIWLSYMLNLKISEEENIITCFYSEYIFNCGKYKTQINELTDYDSYKELIDKKLDVLNMDSNNVSKFYKVFKSLCEMYNELDDDKTKCKKYLEDDNEFDQKYKELKNDSDIADKSPYKEILSTLSTDYENFKKECNDTSSSTSEETLKNPEQRSVEGYKQLFGGDFGGDFEEIFGQGSEPSSEVIPSSLSITNKLIPVLLIFGAIPIFFGISYKYSLFGFRKRFQKLREKLKK; encoded by the exons atgaataaggaagtg TGTGAAAAGTTCAAGAATATTTGGGATGCTTTTCCCGATACATTGGACAATAGTAAAAATTATCAATTTAATGATTTTGTgcttttaaataataagtgtaataaagataatttttcaaataattattgtaataatattgatTTTTCAAATAGTTTTTgtgatattaataaatttcaaAGTGATTTCAATAGAATAAGTGCtggatttttatatttgttggatGAATTCATTAAGGATTGTGGTGTGGCCCCCTCTCCTGCAAAATATAacatcaatattgttgattacattttgatatggttaagttatatgttaaatcTGAAAATTAgtgaagaagaaaatattataacgtGTTTTTATAGTgaatacatatttaattGTGGTAAGTATAAGACgcaaataaatgaattaacTGATTATGATAGTTATAAGGAacttatagataaaaaattgGATGTGTTGAATATGGATAGTAATAAtgtatctaaattttataaagtatttaaatcattatgtgaAATGTATAATGAACTTGATGATGACAAAACAAAATGCAAGAAATATTTGGAAGATGATAATGAATTTgatcaaaaatataaagaacttAAGAATGATTCTGATATTGCTGATAAAAGTccatataaagaaatattgtctactttatcaactgattatGAGAATTTTAAAAAGGAATGTAACGATACTTCATCCTCTACATCGGAagaaacattaaaaaatCCTGAACAAAGATCTGTAGAAGGTTATAAACAATTGTTTGGAGGAGATTTTGGAGGAGATTTTGAAGAAATTTTTGGACAAGGTTCTGAACCGAGTTCTGAAGTTATACCATCAAGTTTGTCGAtaacaaacaaattaattccagtattattgatatttggtgcaataccaattttttttggaatttcttataag tattcgttatttggatttcggaagcgatttcaaaaattaagagaaaagctaaaaaaataa
- a CDS encoding PIR protein: protein MNDTLCSNLDFLRKCLPDEIGTPATDKLTTIKNYKNYCPSGDCNTELDQITIGFLWLLEKYFTEYSNKGKIEKDTKPFFLYIISWLSYKLNQNTEEKFTTINDFYTKHVNDSNKYNKFKEDSNKFTGFNEFINGQKDLFNINIEDLSKFYDASKLICSMYGNVAQNQTDNILSNNVNDFANQYTELNNKYNDEGSPHSKILSALTTDYNNIKEKRKDYQTLPEITEFSALASKSGVTSSSSSIGNKLFTVLSIFGAIAFFLGISYKYSLFGFRKRAQKQYLREKIKNIKKRMNN, encoded by the exons ATGAATGATACTCTa TGTTCAAACCTTGATTTTTTGAGGAAGTGTTTACCCGATGAAATAGGTACCCCCGCAACAGATAAACTTACTACtattaaaaattacaaaaattacTGCCCTAGTGGAGACTGTAATACTGAACTCGATCAAATTACGATTGGGTTTTTATGGTTACTTGAGAAATATTTTACTGAATACTCAAATAAAGGCAAAATTGAAAAAGACACTAAAccattttttctatatattatttcatgGTTAAGTTACAAATTAAATCAAAACACAGAGGAAAAATTCACCACAATAAacgatttttatactaaACATGTAAATGATAgtaacaaatataataaatttaaagaagATTCCAATAAATTTACAGGTTTTAATGAATTCATAAATGGACAAAAAGATttgtttaatattaatattgaagatctgtctaaattttatgatgcatccAAATTAATATGTAGTATGTATGGTAATGTTGCACAGAATCAGACAGATAACATACTGTCAAATAATGTGAATGATTTTGCTAACCAATATACAGAGCtaaacaataaatataatgatgaAGGTTCCCCGCATAGTAAAATATTGTCTGCTTTAACaactgattataataatataaaagagAAACGTAAAGATTATCAAACGCTTCCAGAGATAACAGAATTTTCTGCACTAGCATCTAAATCTGGAgttacatcatcaagttcgtcgataggaaacaaattatttacagttttatcgatatttggtgcaatagcattttttttaggaatttcttataag tattcgttatttggatttcggaaacgagctcaaaaacaatatttaagagaaaaaataaaaaatataaagaagagaatgaataattaa